A genomic window from Nitrospiria bacterium includes:
- the topA gene encoding type I DNA topoisomerase, translating to MAKKAKKKSKGHPVIETEAKMQGLGARRGTARPAQTARRTDQRDSAGEADQTRPAASKGRSLIVVESPSKAKTITKYLGRGYSVVASVGHVKDLPKSKFGIDVEKGFRPQYTVIKGKKTILDEIKEAARKAERIYLAPDPDREGEAIAWHIAEELNGKSNKTYRVLFNEITEQAIKRALEHPGKVDRNKVNAQQARRILDRIVGYKISPLLWEKVRRGLSAGRVQSVAVRLVCEREKEREVFVSEEYWSITAKLEGRNPPPFEARLVQIEGQEATLSTGEQAHSLAEQIKARPFIVKQIEKKDRLRNPLPPFITSRLQQDAARKLRFSPKRTMMLAQQLYEGTEIGAEGPVGLITYMRTDSTRVAQEALEEARGFIQNGYGSDYLPAHPNVYKTKKDAQDAHEAIRPTSVHRTPESMKAHLTKDHYQLYKLIWDRFVASQMNPARLEMTRVDITNGDALFRANGQVVKFPGFTVLYTESQEEKPLEKKVSGGLAKADEAEADEERTLPSLEVGERLKLLGLDPKQHFTQPPPRYTEALLIKDLEEKGIGRPSTYHTILSTIVDRKYVEKEEGRLKPTDLGRVVNELLVEHFPDILNVQFTARMETELDEIEAGEKPWVETVREFYEPFAKHLTTAQKQMRDVKREEIPTEIVCEKCGRHMVIKWGRHGRFLACPGYPDCKNTKEFVEENGGIRVVEKVEETKESCPKCGNPLVVKRGRFGRFLACSTYPNCNFTKAIGTGVKCPQPDCGGDLVEKRTRRGKTFFACNHYPKCTYALWNRPIPRACPECKAPFLVEKFDKRSGPKVVCLNKDCGYEEGEKPPMEPAVGHTTRN from the coding sequence ATGGCCAAAAAGGCGAAGAAAAAATCCAAAGGGCATCCGGTCATAGAAACGGAGGCCAAGATGCAGGGACTCGGCGCTCGCCGAGGCACGGCTCGCCCAGCCCAGACCGCCCGCCGCACGGATCAACGAGATTCGGCGGGCGAAGCGGATCAAACGCGCCCGGCGGCGTCCAAAGGACGATCCTTGATTGTGGTCGAGTCCCCTTCCAAGGCCAAGACCATTACCAAGTACCTGGGTCGAGGCTATTCGGTGGTGGCCTCGGTCGGCCATGTGAAGGATCTCCCCAAGAGTAAATTTGGGATTGATGTGGAAAAGGGATTCCGGCCCCAGTATACCGTGATCAAGGGCAAGAAGACGATTTTGGATGAAATCAAGGAGGCCGCCCGAAAAGCCGAGCGGATTTATCTGGCCCCGGACCCGGACCGCGAAGGGGAGGCGATCGCTTGGCACATTGCGGAAGAACTCAATGGGAAGTCGAACAAAACCTATCGGGTGTTGTTCAACGAAATCACGGAGCAGGCGATTAAGCGGGCCTTGGAGCACCCTGGAAAAGTAGACCGGAACAAGGTCAACGCCCAGCAGGCCCGCCGGATATTGGACCGGATTGTTGGGTACAAGATCAGTCCCTTGCTGTGGGAAAAGGTCCGGCGGGGGCTATCGGCCGGCCGTGTCCAGTCGGTTGCGGTCCGTTTGGTGTGCGAGCGCGAAAAGGAACGGGAGGTGTTTGTCTCGGAGGAGTACTGGTCGATTACGGCAAAACTGGAAGGCCGGAATCCGCCACCCTTTGAGGCCCGCTTGGTTCAAATCGAAGGACAGGAGGCCACACTTTCGACCGGGGAACAGGCGCATTCCCTGGCGGAGCAAATCAAGGCCCGGCCGTTTATCGTCAAGCAGATCGAGAAAAAAGACCGGCTCCGCAACCCGCTTCCGCCGTTTATTACCAGCCGGCTTCAACAGGATGCCGCACGCAAGCTCCGATTCTCGCCCAAGCGGACGATGATGCTGGCGCAGCAACTCTATGAAGGGACCGAGATCGGGGCGGAGGGTCCGGTGGGGCTCATTACCTATATGAGAACCGACTCCACCCGGGTGGCACAGGAGGCCCTGGAGGAAGCGCGCGGTTTCATCCAGAATGGGTATGGTTCGGATTATCTGCCGGCGCATCCGAATGTCTACAAGACGAAGAAGGACGCGCAGGACGCGCACGAGGCGATCCGACCGACCTCCGTCCACCGAACGCCGGAATCGATGAAGGCCCATCTCACCAAAGACCATTACCAACTCTACAAGCTGATCTGGGACCGGTTCGTGGCCAGCCAGATGAACCCGGCGCGATTGGAGATGACCCGTGTGGACATCACCAACGGGGACGCGCTTTTCCGAGCCAACGGCCAGGTGGTGAAGTTTCCCGGTTTCACGGTTCTGTACACCGAATCGCAGGAGGAGAAACCTCTTGAGAAGAAGGTCTCGGGCGGTTTGGCCAAGGCGGACGAAGCGGAAGCGGACGAGGAGCGGACGCTTCCGTCTCTGGAGGTCGGCGAGCGGTTGAAGCTTTTGGGGCTTGACCCCAAGCAGCATTTTACCCAGCCGCCCCCCCGCTACACGGAAGCACTCCTGATCAAGGATCTTGAGGAAAAAGGGATCGGCCGGCCCAGTACGTATCACACCATCCTGTCCACGATCGTGGATCGAAAGTATGTCGAAAAAGAGGAGGGCCGGCTGAAGCCGACCGATCTGGGCCGGGTGGTGAACGAGTTGTTGGTCGAGCATTTTCCGGACATCTTGAATGTTCAGTTCACGGCCCGGATGGAGACGGAGCTCGACGAAATCGAAGCCGGTGAGAAACCCTGGGTTGAAACGGTACGGGAGTTCTACGAACCGTTCGCCAAGCATCTGACGACGGCACAAAAACAGATGCGTGACGTGAAACGCGAAGAGATTCCGACCGAGATCGTGTGCGAGAAGTGCGGTCGCCATATGGTCATCAAGTGGGGACGGCACGGACGGTTCTTGGCCTGTCCCGGATATCCCGATTGCAAAAACACCAAAGAGTTCGTCGAAGAAAACGGCGGGATCCGCGTGGTCGAAAAAGTCGAGGAGACCAAAGAATCCTGCCCGAAGTGTGGAAATCCCCTGGTCGTCAAACGCGGCCGGTTCGGGCGTTTCCTGGCCTGTTCGACCTACCCCAACTGCAATTTTACCAAAGCGATCGGGACCGGCGTGAAATGTCCTCAGCCCGATTGCGGCGGGGATCTGGTCGAAAAGAGAACCCGGCGCGGCAAAACTTTTTTTGCCTGCAATCACTATCCCAAATGCACGTACGCCTTGTGGAATCGACCCATACCGAGGGCCTGCCCTGAATGTAAGGCACCCTTCCTGGTCGAAAAATTCGACAAGCGCTCCGGCCCCAAAGTCGTCTGCCTCAATAAAGACTGCGGCTACGAGGAGGGGGAAAAACCCCCGATGGAACCCGCCGTCGGTCACACCACACGAAACTGA
- the dprA gene encoding DNA-processing protein DprA has translation MLDRDERYAWLALKAVPGIGDVLCKRVIERFGSPVAALRADPNEWTTIEGIGSKAAQWLRSYRPDDAAISRELDRIDEMEVDLIGLTDPRYPVRLRMIPDPPPILYLKGGLRPEDHRAVAIVGARRASGYGRAVTEQLSRDLATRGFTIVSGMARGIDAWAHQAALEVPARTIAVLGCGLDILYPPEHHDLRDLIGRHGAVVSEFPLGTQPDPVNFPKRNRVISGLSLGVVVVEAAEQSGSLITARLALDQGREVFAVPGPIGTKTSVGTHALIKQGAKLVDGVEDILDEIRPQLESPADGALPGGFSGQARPPALLPEERTVYECLSAEPRHIDELTAALRLPPAKTAGVLLQLELKGAIRQLAGNLFIRID, from the coding sequence ATGCTGGATCGTGATGAACGATATGCATGGCTGGCCTTGAAAGCCGTCCCGGGAATCGGAGACGTTCTGTGCAAACGGGTGATCGAGCGGTTCGGCTCGCCGGTCGCCGCGTTGAGGGCCGATCCCAACGAATGGACGACGATTGAGGGGATTGGGTCCAAGGCGGCTCAATGGCTTCGATCCTATCGCCCGGACGACGCGGCCATCTCACGGGAGCTGGATCGTATCGACGAAATGGAGGTTGACCTGATCGGACTGACCGATCCGCGCTACCCTGTCCGACTGAGAATGATTCCGGATCCCCCGCCCATCCTTTATCTCAAGGGGGGCTTGCGACCGGAGGACCACCGCGCCGTTGCGATTGTCGGCGCACGCCGCGCCAGCGGATACGGCCGCGCCGTCACCGAGCAATTGAGCCGGGATCTGGCCACGAGAGGATTCACGATTGTAAGCGGGATGGCCCGTGGAATCGACGCATGGGCGCATCAGGCGGCCCTGGAAGTTCCGGCCCGTACCATCGCGGTCCTCGGGTGCGGGCTGGATATCCTTTATCCGCCCGAGCATCATGACCTCCGGGACTTGATCGGCCGTCATGGCGCCGTTGTCTCCGAGTTCCCGCTGGGAACGCAGCCCGACCCCGTGAATTTTCCCAAGCGCAATCGGGTGATCAGCGGTCTGAGTTTGGGGGTGGTTGTGGTCGAAGCGGCCGAGCAGAGTGGATCGCTGATCACGGCGCGGCTGGCGCTGGATCAGGGACGGGAAGTGTTCGCCGTTCCGGGTCCGATCGGGACGAAGACCAGCGTTGGTACTCACGCCTTGATCAAACAAGGGGCCAAGCTGGTGGACGGGGTCGAGGATATCCTCGATGAAATTCGGCCGCAGCTGGAGAGCCCCGCCGACGGCGCACTCCCGGGGGGCTTTTCGGGGCAAGCGCGCCCGCCGGCCCTGTTGCCGGAGGAGCGCACCGTCTATGAATGTCTGTCGGCCGAGCCGCGGCATATCGACGAGCTGACGGCCGCGCTGCGCTTGCCTCCAGCGAAAACGGCCGGGGTGCTGCTTCAACTGGAGTTAAAAGGAGCCATCCGTCAACTTGCGGGCAACTTGTTTATACGGATCGATTAA
- the trmFO gene encoding methylenetetrahydrofolate--tRNA-(uracil(54)-C(5))-methyltransferase (FADH(2)-oxidizing) TrmFO, whose product MSPSNLLQWKRLEVIMDPQELMIIGGGLAGCEAAWQAARRGVKVRLFEMRPQVHTPAHKTEGLAELVCSNSLGSNDPLNASGILKEEMRLLDSLVIRTADGTTVPAGSALAVERQEFSRRITKEIENHPNIRVVREEITEVPSDRVALISTGPLTSDKLAESLRYLTRADHLYFYDSIAPIVDGESIEMDKVFRASRYDKGGADYINCPMTREEYDQFYQALLAAEKVPSKPFEKIPYFEGCVPIEVMAERGRETLVFGPMKPVGLVNPRTGKRPYAVVQLRQEDVFGSCYNIVGFQTKLTWPEQRRVFRLIPGLAQAEFLRLGSLHRNTFINAPFVLKESLQVRRKPTLLLAGQLVGVEGYVESAAMGLIAGINGARLLKGLEPVSPPPTTAHGSLLAYLTRSSPRHFQPMNINFGLFPHIPETIRDKQLRRKTVGHRAVEDLKQWCRQNNPL is encoded by the coding sequence ATTTCGCCCTCGAATCTTTTACAATGGAAACGGTTGGAGGTGATCATGGACCCACAGGAATTGATGATCATCGGGGGGGGCTTGGCCGGCTGCGAGGCGGCCTGGCAGGCGGCCCGACGCGGCGTCAAGGTCCGGCTTTTCGAGATGCGGCCGCAGGTCCACACGCCCGCGCACAAGACGGAAGGACTGGCCGAACTGGTCTGCAGCAATTCGCTCGGTTCCAATGATCCCCTGAACGCCTCCGGAATATTAAAGGAAGAAATGCGGCTGTTGGACTCGCTCGTCATTCGCACGGCGGATGGAACGACCGTCCCGGCCGGCTCGGCCTTGGCCGTGGAGCGCCAGGAGTTCTCCCGGCGGATCACCAAAGAGATCGAGAACCATCCCAACATTCGGGTCGTCCGGGAGGAGATAACCGAGGTGCCGTCGGACCGGGTCGCCCTGATCAGCACCGGGCCCTTGACCTCCGACAAATTGGCCGAATCGCTCCGGTATCTCACCCGCGCCGATCACCTTTATTTCTATGACTCCATTGCACCGATCGTCGATGGCGAGAGCATCGAAATGGACAAGGTATTTCGGGCCTCGCGATACGATAAGGGGGGTGCGGATTATATAAACTGTCCCATGACCCGGGAGGAATATGATCAGTTCTACCAGGCGCTTCTTGCCGCCGAGAAGGTCCCCTCCAAACCCTTCGAGAAGATCCCCTATTTTGAAGGATGCGTTCCGATCGAGGTCATGGCCGAGCGTGGCCGCGAGACCTTGGTGTTCGGGCCGATGAAACCCGTGGGTCTCGTCAATCCGCGCACCGGGAAAAGACCGTATGCCGTTGTGCAGCTTCGGCAGGAGGACGTGTTCGGTTCCTGTTACAATATCGTGGGCTTTCAGACCAAACTTACCTGGCCCGAACAACGTCGGGTATTTCGGCTGATCCCGGGTTTGGCCCAGGCCGAGTTTCTTCGCCTCGGAAGCCTCCACCGGAATACCTTTATCAACGCGCCCTTTGTGTTGAAAGAGTCGTTGCAGGTTCGAAGAAAGCCGACCCTCTTGTTGGCGGGGCAACTGGTGGGGGTCGAGGGATATGTCGAATCGGCCGCGATGGGCTTGATCGCGGGGATCAACGGAGCCAGATTATTAAAGGGTCTGGAGCCGGTTTCCCCGCCTCCGACGACGGCTCACGGGAGCTTGCTGGCGTACCTCACGCGGAGCAGCCCGCGACACTTCCAGCCAATGAACATCAACTTCGGACTTTTCCCGCACATCCCGGAAACGATCCGAGACAAGCAGTTACGGCGGAAGACGGTCGGGCATCGGGCGGTTGAGGATCTGAAACAATGGTGTCGGCAAAACAATCCTTTATAG
- a CDS encoding adenosylcobalamin-dependent ribonucleoside-diphosphate reductase, translating into MKRTGSVSISPNALAVLRRRYLRRDPSGRVGETPGQMFRRVAVNLAEAEKTYNPKADIKKTADDFYRLMADLEFLPNSPTLMNAGRELQQLSACFVLPVEDSLRSIFEAVKNTALIHQSGGGTGFSFSHLRPKDDPVQSTSGIASGPVSFMKVFNTATEVIKQGGTRRGANMGILRVDHPDILDFITVKENPRELTNFNLSVSVTDQFMEAALTGRTYDLIHPNTRRRVGRLSAGGILDRIVRAAWATGEPGILFLDRINRDNPTPLLGRIEATNPCGEQPLLPFESCNLGSINLTKMVRQGSAGPELDKEKLRRTIRLAVRLLDNVIDQNRYPLPEIKAITQQGNRKIGLGVMGLADLLILQGIPYNSEQAVAFSESLMAFIRHEARQSSILLAKERGVFPNFSKSIYAPHGPRLRNATTTTIAPTGTLALIAGCSSGIEPLYGIATSRIAMEDLKLVEVHPLFLRAAREAGIYSKALLNRILRQGSIQKDKTIPKEIRRHFVTAHDISPEYHVRMQAAFQKYTDNAVSKTVNFPRQATPDQVRQAFLLAYRSGCKGVTIYRSGSRDQQVLTCTHVQYC; encoded by the coding sequence ATGAAACGCACCGGATCGGTCTCCATTTCGCCCAACGCCCTCGCGGTTCTCAGACGGCGCTATCTGCGACGGGATCCCTCGGGGCGTGTGGGCGAAACCCCGGGCCAAATGTTCCGGCGCGTCGCGGTCAATCTCGCCGAGGCCGAGAAAACATACAACCCCAAAGCCGACATCAAAAAAACGGCCGATGATTTCTACCGGTTGATGGCCGATCTGGAATTTCTGCCGAATTCTCCGACCTTGATGAACGCCGGCCGAGAACTGCAACAGCTCTCGGCCTGTTTTGTCTTGCCGGTCGAAGACTCGCTTCGGTCGATCTTTGAGGCCGTGAAGAACACCGCCCTCATTCATCAAAGCGGCGGCGGTACCGGGTTTTCGTTCAGCCATCTGCGGCCCAAAGATGATCCGGTCCAGTCGACCAGCGGGATCGCGAGCGGCCCGGTCTCGTTTATGAAAGTGTTCAACACGGCCACGGAGGTGATCAAACAAGGCGGGACGCGTCGCGGGGCGAATATGGGCATCCTCCGGGTCGACCATCCCGACATTCTCGATTTTATCACCGTCAAGGAAAACCCTCGGGAGCTGACCAATTTTAATCTTTCAGTCAGCGTCACCGATCAATTCATGGAAGCCGCGCTTACGGGCAGGACTTATGATCTGATTCATCCCAATACCCGCCGTCGGGTCGGGCGTCTCTCAGCGGGGGGGATCCTGGATAGAATCGTCCGGGCCGCATGGGCGACGGGCGAACCCGGGATCCTGTTTTTGGATCGAATCAATCGGGATAATCCGACTCCCCTGTTGGGACGGATCGAGGCCACGAATCCCTGCGGTGAACAACCCTTGTTGCCGTTTGAATCCTGCAATCTGGGTTCCATCAACTTGACGAAAATGGTCCGACAGGGCTCCGCGGGGCCGGAACTGGACAAGGAAAAACTCCGCCGGACCATCCGCCTGGCCGTTCGTCTTCTCGACAATGTGATCGATCAGAATCGTTATCCTTTACCCGAGATCAAGGCGATCACCCAGCAGGGAAATCGAAAGATCGGATTGGGCGTCATGGGTCTTGCGGATCTTCTGATTCTTCAGGGGATTCCCTATAACTCCGAACAGGCCGTCGCCTTTTCGGAGAGCCTCATGGCCTTCATCCGCCATGAAGCCCGCCAGTCCTCGATTCTCTTGGCCAAGGAACGGGGGGTCTTTCCGAACTTCTCGAAAAGCATCTACGCCCCGCACGGACCGCGGCTCCGCAACGCGACCACCACCACGATCGCGCCCACCGGCACCCTCGCCCTGATCGCCGGATGCTCGAGCGGAATCGAACCCCTCTACGGGATCGCCACGTCACGCATCGCGATGGAGGACTTAAAACTGGTGGAGGTTCATCCCCTTTTCCTTCGGGCCGCTCGGGAGGCCGGCATTTACAGCAAAGCGCTTCTGAACCGCATCCTTCGGCAGGGCTCGATCCAAAAGGATAAGACCATCCCCAAAGAGATTCGAAGGCACTTTGTCACGGCCCATGACATTTCGCCCGAATACCACGTTCGGATGCAGGCCGCGTTTCAAAAATACACCGACAATGCTGTTTCTAAAACCGTAAACTTTCCCAGGCAGGCCACGCCGGACCAAGTCCGTCAAGCGTTTCTCCTGGCCTACCGGTCCGGCTGCAAGGGCGTTACGATCTACCGAAGCGGAAGCCGGGACCAACAGGTCTTGACCTGTACACATGTCCAGTACTGTTGA
- the xerC gene encoding tyrosine recombinase XerC — MVSAKQSFIEYLQVERGSSAHTLRNYRSDLEQFERFLFSAPDPAASLHRSEKSASSRPTQTSGKEPDWAEVGPLKIRTYLAHLRQTGVQKSSMARKLAVIRTFFKFLQREGQLKNNPARLVATPKQEHRLPAFLAVDDASALMEAFSVDEKTGARNRAILETFYSTGIRLSELVALNVNDLYPLEGLIRVQGKGRKERIVPIGSKALVAVESYLAVVPFRQYHEERRPLFLNRFGKRLTTRTVARIVGRAGSRLPKAPRVTPHALRHSFATHLLDGGADLRAIQELLGHARLSTTQRYTHVTTDKLIEVYDRAHPRAKKDRG; from the coding sequence ATGGTGTCGGCAAAACAATCCTTTATAGAATACCTTCAGGTCGAGCGCGGGAGTTCGGCGCATACCCTCCGAAACTATCGGTCCGACCTGGAGCAGTTCGAGCGGTTTTTATTCTCCGCGCCCGATCCTGCCGCATCGCTCCATCGATCGGAAAAAAGCGCTTCCAGCAGGCCGACCCAAACATCGGGGAAGGAACCCGATTGGGCCGAGGTTGGACCGTTGAAAATACGGACCTACCTGGCCCATTTGAGGCAGACGGGGGTTCAAAAATCCTCCATGGCCCGCAAACTGGCCGTGATCCGGACCTTTTTCAAGTTTCTTCAGCGGGAAGGTCAATTAAAGAATAATCCCGCCCGCTTGGTGGCGACACCGAAACAGGAGCATCGGCTTCCGGCCTTTCTTGCCGTGGACGATGCCTCGGCCTTGATGGAGGCTTTTTCCGTCGATGAAAAGACCGGCGCGAGGAATCGGGCCATTCTGGAAACCTTTTATTCGACCGGTATCCGGTTGAGCGAACTGGTCGCCCTGAACGTCAATGACCTGTATCCGCTCGAAGGGCTGATTCGAGTCCAGGGCAAGGGCCGCAAAGAGCGGATCGTGCCGATCGGCTCCAAGGCCTTGGTCGCGGTCGAGTCGTATCTGGCGGTGGTTCCTTTTCGGCAATATCATGAAGAACGCCGTCCGCTTTTCCTGAACCGATTCGGAAAACGCCTGACGACCCGGACCGTGGCCCGGATCGTGGGTCGCGCGGGTTCACGGCTTCCCAAGGCCCCGCGGGTCACGCCGCATGCCCTTCGTCATAGCTTTGCAACGCATCTTTTGGACGGCGGCGCGGACCTTCGGGCGATCCAGGAATTACTGGGGCATGCGCGGCTCTCGACAACGCAACGGTATACCCATGTCACGACGGATAAATTGATCGAGGTCTACGACCGGGCACACCCTCGGGCCAAAAAAGATAGAGGGTAA
- a CDS encoding DUF507 family protein, with protein MRLKKERIAALAQTLVHQLTEKQAIRLEASKAELISSLEQIITGELLIEDRLDAEVRQILETYRVQIEKGQADERKMFLMIKKQLAKERGIIL; from the coding sequence ATGCGACTCAAAAAAGAACGGATCGCCGCGCTGGCTCAGACCCTCGTCCATCAATTGACCGAAAAACAGGCGATCCGGCTGGAGGCATCGAAGGCCGAATTGATCTCCTCCCTGGAGCAGATCATCACCGGAGAGCTGTTGATCGAAGACCGCTTGGATGCCGAGGTCCGGCAGATCCTCGAAACCTACCGGGTTCAGATCGAGAAGGGTCAGGCGGACGAGCGAAAAATGTTTCTGATGATCAAGAAGCAACTCGCCAAAGAACGCGGGATCATTTTATAA
- the amrB gene encoding AmmeMemoRadiSam system protein B: MVRSPAVAGQFYAAMPERLRSQVDQYLEKDQVRESARAIVCPHAGLMYSGPVAGAVYSRVQIPDTLLLVGPNHTGLGPPLSIYAEGSWNMPNGRVAIDRRLAADLLARCPQAESDTEAHQSEHCLEVQLPFLQQLRPAVAIVPVIMMSTELAVCRALGEAMAAAVLEAPRPILIIASTDMSHYEPDAVARRKDQWAIDEILALNPAGLHRVTREKRISMCGFAPTVATLFAALRLGARRAKLVKYMTSGETSGDYDRVVGYAGLLIV; encoded by the coding sequence ATGGTCCGTAGTCCTGCCGTCGCCGGACAATTCTATGCTGCGATGCCTGAACGGCTCCGAAGCCAGGTGGACCAATACCTTGAGAAAGATCAAGTTCGGGAATCCGCACGGGCCATCGTCTGTCCCCATGCCGGCCTGATGTATTCCGGTCCGGTTGCGGGTGCCGTTTACTCCCGCGTCCAGATTCCTGACACCCTCCTCCTGGTGGGCCCGAATCATACCGGTCTTGGACCGCCCCTCTCGATCTATGCGGAGGGCAGTTGGAACATGCCGAACGGAAGGGTCGCGATCGACCGCCGCCTGGCCGCCGACCTGCTGGCGCGATGCCCTCAGGCCGAGTCGGATACAGAAGCGCACCAATCCGAACACTGCCTCGAGGTTCAGCTCCCTTTTCTTCAACAACTTCGACCGGCGGTCGCCATTGTTCCGGTAATTATGATGAGCACGGAACTGGCCGTTTGTCGGGCTTTGGGAGAGGCCATGGCCGCCGCTGTGCTGGAAGCCCCCCGGCCGATCTTGATTATCGCCAGCACGGACATGAGTCATTATGAACCCGACGCCGTCGCGCGAAGGAAAGATCAATGGGCCATCGATGAAATTCTGGCCCTGAATCCGGCTGGACTTCACCGCGTCACGCGGGAAAAACGGATTTCGATGTGCGGTTTTGCCCCAACGGTTGCGACGCTATTCGCCGCACTCCGCTTGGGGGCCAGGCGGGCCAAACTCGTGAAGTATATGACCTCGGGAGAGACCAGCGGTGATTATGACCGGGTCGTGGGATACGCGGGACTCCTGATTGTTTAA
- the hslV gene encoding ATP-dependent protease subunit HslV, with product MALTIHSTTILCVRHRGRVAIAADGQVTMGTTVMKHNARKIRRMYNDQILSGFAGATADALTLFEKFESKLAEYRGNLTRSAVELAKDWRTDRVLRRLEALMIVADAEQSLLISGTGDVIEPEDGILAIGSGGPYALAAARAMIDRPDLTAKEIVERAMKIAGGIDIYTNQEIVVEELKD from the coding sequence ATGGCGCTCACGATTCATAGCACGACGATTCTATGCGTCCGCCACCGGGGCCGGGTGGCCATCGCGGCCGACGGCCAAGTGACGATGGGCACGACGGTGATGAAGCACAACGCCCGAAAGATCCGGAGGATGTATAACGACCAGATCCTGTCCGGATTCGCCGGGGCGACGGCCGATGCCCTGACGCTGTTCGAGAAGTTCGAGTCCAAGCTCGCCGAATACCGGGGCAATCTCACACGCTCCGCGGTGGAGCTGGCCAAGGACTGGCGAACGGACCGTGTCTTAAGACGGCTGGAGGCCCTCATGATCGTGGCCGACGCCGAACAGTCGCTGTTGATTTCCGGGACGGGGGACGTGATCGAGCCGGAAGACGGAATATTGGCCATCGGCTCCGGAGGGCCGTACGCCCTGGCAGCGGCCCGCGCGATGATCGATCGGCCGGATTTAACGGCGAAGGAGATCGTGGAGCGGGCGATGAAAATTGCCGGCGGTATCGATATCTATACCAATCAGGAAATTGTTGTGGAGGAGTTGAAGGATTGA
- a CDS encoding DUF507 family protein, which produces MVLSEDKISHLSHLILNELARGRRAILLVEEAKVLREIKRVIVHELRTEEEIDQAVRAKLASYSRPISEGSPEWETLYHKFFAEERQKRKR; this is translated from the coding sequence ATGGTGCTCAGCGAAGACAAAATCAGTCACCTTTCTCATCTGATCCTGAACGAATTGGCCCGGGGACGCCGGGCGATCCTTCTTGTGGAGGAGGCGAAGGTCCTTCGCGAGATCAAGCGGGTCATTGTCCACGAACTTCGGACGGAAGAAGAGATCGATCAGGCGGTTCGGGCCAAGCTGGCCTCCTATTCGCGGCCTATCTCGGAAGGCAGCCCGGAATGGGAAACCCTCTACCACAAATTCTTCGCGGAAGAGCGCCAAAAACGGAAGCGATAA
- a CDS encoding cytochrome c, with product MLAGSALALLLLAQTGRSELRGDANLGKMIYVKNCVSCHGQKGDGLSFRPHFPNFGDAKIMAAKTDQELFDKISNGGKGTGMPAWNKILTEQDRWNVLAYIRTLSNP from the coding sequence TTGTTGGCGGGATCGGCCCTCGCTCTCCTGCTTCTGGCCCAGACCGGCCGTTCGGAACTCCGCGGGGATGCCAACCTTGGCAAAATGATCTATGTCAAAAACTGCGTCTCTTGTCACGGTCAAAAGGGCGACGGGCTTAGCTTCCGTCCCCATTTTCCCAACTTCGGCGATGCCAAAATCATGGCGGCCAAGACCGATCAGGAGCTTTTTGACAAGATCTCCAACGGAGGGAAAGGGACGGGGATGCCGGCTTGGAATAAGATTCTCACGGAACAAGACCGGTGGAATGTTTTGGCGTACATCCGGACCCTTTCCAACCCTTAA